TCTGCTTTAGTAGTGCTGATGTCGCCCATCGCTATTCAGTCTTCAGTTGAAATGGGTATCTCTCCCTACGCGGCCATGATGGCGATAGCCGTGGCTGCATCCGCCAGTTTCACCAGTCCGATTTCTCATCCTGCCAACGTGCTTGTGATGGGCCCCGGAGGTTATCGTTTTGTCGATTACCTGAAAATGGGAGTTCCTCTGGCGATCATAATTTTCATCACCTCTATGATCTGCTTGCCGTTTATGTGGCCCCTGAAATAGTTGTCTTTTTTCTGGGATGACAGCTTGTTCGAATGATGGAATTCGACGGCCCCGTTTGAGCCTTCTAGCGTTTGATGCAGTAAATTCCGGCTGATGTTCGAATGAGTAAACGATCGTTGGCGATCGCCGGAGTGGCCATACACATATCGTCTTCCGTAAGGCGATTTACGTGAAGAAGTTCGAACGTTTTACCTGCTTTGAATACGAAGGTTTCTCCGTCTTCACTGAGGCAAAACACTTTTCCGTCATAGGCCCAGGGTGATGATGTAAATCCGCTTTTGTCGCGTGGAATTTTTTCTTTATCGAAATGAAGAGCCCCCGTTTTGGGATCCATGGACGACAACATGCCTCGGTCCCAAAGAACATAGAGTTGATCCTGGTAGAGCAGCGTAGATGGATTGTAGGGTGCAGCGTGCCAGTCGGACCAAACGATAAACTCATTTGAAGTGTTTGATTCGTCGACTGAGATGTCGCCGCTTGCTCCGGGGCGGATGGCGTAGACGGGTTTGTTTCGGCTTCCTACGTATCCTGAGGAAACATATAACAGCCCATCTGCGGAATAGGGAGTCGCGATGGTGATGCTGGACATGCCTTCAAATGACCAAAGTTCCTCACCGTTCAAATCATAGGATCGGACTCTTTTTGTCGAAGGAATGATTATCTCGGTTCGAAGATCATTTTCCCACACGTAGGGTGAAGACCAGTTGCTTTCCTGGTCGCGCGCTTTCCTCCATATTTCTTTTCCATTTGTTTTGTTAAGCGCAAGCAACCATGAGTCCTCTTCGTTATCATTCACAATGTAGAGTCGGTCTTTGTGGATGATCGGAGAAGCTGCGGTGCCCCAGCCGTATCTGGTAAATTGTGGTTTGAATGATTTGGACCACTTGGGATTTCCGTCCATGTCGAATACAAATAAACCTACATTGCCGAAGTAGAAATAGACTCTTTCGCCGTCAGTCACCGGCGTTTCAGAAGCAAAACTGTTTTTGAGATGGATCCCGGTTTTAGGCTTCTCTTCAAGGACGGTATGTTCCCAATTGATCGTTCCTGAATACAGGTCCAAGCAGTAAACAACCCATGAGTGAACGGTCTCCGGAACTTCCAGACGGTTTCCTCCGAAATAAAGTCCTTTCATTGGCTCTTCCGATGTTCCTGAATTTATTACGGTGGTCAGAAATACCTTATCTCCCCAAACGATAGGTGAGGACCAGCCTCTTCCGGGAATGTCTGTTTTCCAGGCAACGTTTTCAGTTGCCGACCAAGTGTCAGGCAAATTATTGCCCGAGCCGATGCCGCGTGAATCAGCTCCACGAAACTGAGGCCAGTTGGAATTGGAGCCCATGGCATGGGAAGAAAAAACGATGCAAAGGAGCGTGAGAAAACGATCTGCGTATTTCATAGTTAAAGAATCTGTTTATCCATTTATTGATCATTTGGCTGCGCATGGCGAGATCACAATGTGAGGCCAGGTTTCAGAGGGTGTGATTTTTAAAAGTGTCAAAATCGCAGCTAGAGGATTCAACGAATATCGATCGGCGAGTGAATGGGCTAAGTTACCTCAGAAAAAGTCATCCGCGTATATTAACAGGAGCAACTTTAGTCGCGACCTGAAGGTTTTTGATGTACGAGTTGCGAATAAATTTACTCCTACACTTTGTGCAGAGATCTTGACCGACAACGAAGTGAAAAACAATTGGATCCGGGTTTAAACACCAGACTTCATTCATGATGCTAGAACCTGGCTGGAAAACCATGGGTGAAGACAATCAGGTTCTCGGTAAGTCAACTGTCGACCTTCGCACATCTTGTCTGTCTGAACACTCGTTGAGTAGCTCTATCACCCTTGAAAATAGTCTCACA
This DNA window, taken from Verrucomicrobiota bacterium, encodes the following:
- a CDS encoding PQQ-binding-like beta-propeller repeat protein, with the translated sequence MKYADRFLTLLCIVFSSHAMGSNSNWPQFRGADSRGIGSGNNLPDTWSATENVAWKTDIPGRGWSSPIVWGDKVFLTTVINSGTSEEPMKGLYFGGNRLEVPETVHSWVVYCLDLYSGTINWEHTVLEEKPKTGIHLKNSFASETPVTDGERVYFYFGNVGLFVFDMDGNPKWSKSFKPQFTRYGWGTAASPIIHKDRLYIVNDNEEDSWLLALNKTNGKEIWRKARDQESNWSSPYVWENDLRTEIIIPSTKRVRSYDLNGEELWSFEGMSSITIATPYSADGLLYVSSGYVGSRNKPVYAIRPGASGDISVDESNTSNEFIVWSDWHAAPYNPSTLLYQDQLYVLWDRGMLSSMDPKTGALHFDKEKIPRDKSGFTSSPWAYDGKVFCLSEDGETFVFKAGKTFELLHVNRLTEDDMCMATPAIANDRLLIRTSAGIYCIKR